From Neobacillus sp. PS2-9, the proteins below share one genomic window:
- a CDS encoding DUF3892 domain-containing protein, whose product METIVALHRNHFGEIISFVTSEGRIISYRKALVEAENGLIQGIQAIDDGEGRVSLLPDQDQSFDHYPNLF is encoded by the coding sequence ATGGAAACAATCGTTGCCCTTCACCGCAATCATTTTGGAGAAATCATCAGCTTTGTGACATCAGAAGGACGGATTATTTCATACCGCAAAGCGTTGGTAGAGGCTGAAAATGGTTTAATTCAGGGTATACAAGCCATTGATGATGGGGAAGGAAGAGTTTCCTTACTGCCCGATCAGGATCAGTCCTTTGACCATTATCCAAATCTATTCTAA